Proteins found in one Zea mays cultivar B73 chromosome 1, Zm-B73-REFERENCE-NAM-5.0, whole genome shotgun sequence genomic segment:
- the LOC103634670 gene encoding U3 small nucleolar RNA-associated protein 14 translates to MPKKVAMRRGKPAPDQGKRRRHGPRLSKVMLRELDAMGPGPARGSDGEEDGSDAVAEDVYEYEEGVPEEEAGKNGRYDTVAKYEYNFDSDASDADEDVPSEEGEDMDEDDNDDGDDEEKQIRILQETTGMPREAFDGKKRKQPSELHLQHGDGDGPVTIHDLLDNVQGKPGYSKIRKRLQQQEKKPMVVLAPLPKVERDKIERSVTFQKSKNELTKWEGIVKSNREAPVLYFENDTNLGVNTVAAIASEFKPRTEFEKKIAEITQSTEIIEAHKNDGAKILELNKIDAEDVREHQNRLAKMRSLLFRHEMKAKRMKKIKSRTYHRMLKKDKLKAASADFEADPEAVTDHARKQEFKRAEERMTLKHKNTSQWAKRILKRGLSVQDEGTRAAIAAQLQQNTLLTRKMNSMKDDSSSEESSDDDDDESDSEAKILNRGKEKILKALEEDNEIPNSGVFSLPFMERAMKKREEATYEEARQALEEYDDSLKKLEDNNTEQNEDKVKVSGKRTFGPTKNTHEELVKRKKLQDTENSSDSEYDSEPAQPLSNNEVTMKHDDTQFGSALLDDEPQNDIYRNFTDIIKNPGPKTTFEVGMLAGDSWKKVKSDKGKDHSNANDITNKSKIPVPSIVDPQPKQQDHNSDSDSEEEMVEGNLTIPDRKESYELPSQADLIRQAFAGDDVEAEFEKDKMDVLNEENPEPEKPALVPGWGQWTDIQQKKGLPSWMIKEHEVAKRNREEALKRRKDSKLKHVIISEHVDKKTEKYLVRKLPFPYTSKDVYEQSIRMPIGPDFNPAISVSALNRPAIVKKPGVIIKPIQYEEVNPHEKLDEPKRVIQRATPNRNAKKAFAKQGKSVTSQKRK, encoded by the exons ATGCCGAAAAAGGTCGCCATGCGGCGAGGTAAGCCCGCCCCCGACCAAGGGAAGAGGCGGCGCCACGGGCCGCGGCTGTCCAAGGTGATGCTTCGGGAGCTCGACGCGATGGGGCCTGGCCCTGCCCGCGGCTCCGATGGTGAGGAGGACGGGTCCGACGCGGTTGCCGAGGACGTGTACGAGTACGAGGAAGGGGTGCCCGAGGAGGAGGCCGGCAAGAACGGCCGCTATGACACCGTCGCCAAGTACGAGTACAACTTCGACAGCGACGCCTCCGATGCG GATGAGGATGTGCCTTCGGAGGAAGGCGAGGATATGGACGAAGATGACAATGACGACGGTGATGATGAGGAGAAGCAGATAAGAATACTTCAGGAGACGACCGGAATGCCCAGAGAAGCCTTCGATG GAAAGAAGAGGAAACAGCCATCGGAGCTGCACCTGCAGCATGGCGATGGAGATGGTCCTGTCACAATTCATGATCTCTTGGACAATGTCCAGGGGAAACCTGGTTATAGCAAGATCCGTAAGAGGCTGCAGCAGCAGGAGAAAAAACCGATGGTCGTGCTAGCCCCACTTCCAAAAGTAGAGAGGGACAAGATCGAGCGCAGCGTGACgtttcagaaatccaagaatgagcTAACAAAGTGGGAAGGAATCGTGAAGAGTAACAGGGAAGCTCCTGTACTATACTTTGAAAATGATACCAACTTGGGTGTGAACACTGTTGCGGCAATTGCTAGCGAATTTAAACCAAGGACTGAGTTTGAGAAGAAGATTGCTGAGATTACGCAAAGCACTGAAATAATAGAAGCACACAAGAACGATGGTGCCAAAATCCTGGAACTTAACAAG ATTGATGCAGAAGATGTGAGAGAACACCAAAACCGTCTTGCTAAGATGCGCAGCCTTCTATTCCGTCATGAAATGAAAGCAAAGCGTATGAAGAAGATCAAGTCCAGGACATATCATCGGATGTTGAAGAAGGACAAATTGAAGGCAGCATCAGCAGATTTCGAGGCAGATCCTGAAGCTGTCACAGATCATGCTAGGAAACAAGAATTTAAACGGGCAGAG GAAAGGATGACATTAAAGCACAAGAATACATCACAATGGGCAAAGCGCATCCTCAAGCGTGGATTGTCTGTTCAAGATGAAGGCACCCGAGCTGCCATTGCAGCACAGCTCCAACAAAATACTCTTCTGACTAGAAAAATGAATTCCATGAAGGATGATTCTAGTAGTGAAGAAAGTTCAGATGATGATGACGACGAGAGTGACTCAGAAGCAAAAATCTTAAACAGAGGGAAAGAAAAGATTCTTAAAGCTCTTGAAGAAGACAATGAGATACCGAATTCTGGAGTTTTTTCGTTGCCTTTCATG GAGCGTGCTATGAAAAAGCGCGAGGAAGCAACTTATGAGGAAGCACGACAGGCTCTTGAAGAATACGATGATTCCTTGAAGAAATTAGAGGACAATAACACTGAACAAAACGAAGACAAAGTTAAGGTGTCAGGTAAAAGAACGTTTGGGCCTACCAAAAATACGCACGAAGAGTTAGTGAAGAGGAAAAAATTACAAGATACTGAAAACAGCAGTGATAGCGAGTATGATTCTGAGCCAGCCCAGCCTTTGAGCAATAATGAAGTAACTATGAAACATGATGATACCCAATTTGGGAGTGCACTACTGGATGATGAACCACAGAATGATATATACAGA AACTTTACTGATATCATAAAAAATCCTGGTCCTAAGACAACTTTCGAAGTTGGAATGTTAGCTGGTGATTCATGGAAGAAG GTCAAGAGCGACAAAGGAAAGGACCACAGCAATGCCAATGACATTACCAATAAATCCAAAATACCGGTTCCTTCTATTGTAGACCCACAGCCTAAG CAACAGGATCACAATTCCGATTCAGATTCTGAGGAAGAGATGGTTGAAGGCAACTTGACCATCCCTGACAGAAAGGAGAGCTATGAACTTCCATCGCAAGCTGATCTCATACGTCAGGCTTTTGCTGGTGATGATGTTGAAGCTGAATTTGAGAAAGACAAAATGGATGTTTTAAATGAGGAGAATCCTGAACCTGAAAAGCCTGCTCTTGTTCCTGGCTGGGGCCAGTGGACAGACATCCAACAGAAAAAAGGACTTCCCTCATGGATGATAAAAGAACATGAAGTTGCTAAAAGAAATAGAGAAGAAGCCTTGAAGAGGAGGAAAGACTCGAAGCTTAAGCATGTCATTATTTCTGAACATGTAGATAAGAAG ACTGAAAAGTATTTGGTAAGGAAACTGCCTTTCCCTTACACTTCGAAAGATGTGTATGAGCAGAGCATTCGAATGCCTATTGGGCCTGATTTCAACCCAGCGATATCAGTTTCTGCTCTCAATCGACCTGCG